In Nitrospirota bacterium, one genomic interval encodes:
- a CDS encoding glycine zipper family protein, translated as MMNMKVRYRHILILLLVVATGCATVPAGPSVAATPGPGKPFDLFQQEEVTCRQYAQQQIGASPQDTINKSTAAGAAIGGAVGAGLGALSYSGSFLVFSAITGALIGAAAGSSQGQYYGYQAQRRYDIAYQQCMYANGNMVPAVRRYYRGTPPPPPPSPDLSPSAPRESPSGPPPPP; from the coding sequence ATGATGAACATGAAAGTGCGGTATCGACATATACTTATCCTCCTTCTGGTCGTTGCGACTGGCTGCGCCACCGTACCGGCTGGGCCCTCAGTAGCAGCGACGCCGGGGCCAGGGAAACCCTTTGACCTGTTCCAGCAGGAGGAGGTGACGTGCCGGCAATATGCACAGCAGCAGATAGGCGCTTCTCCTCAAGATACGATCAATAAGAGCACAGCCGCAGGCGCTGCGATCGGCGGTGCCGTGGGGGCAGGCTTAGGAGCCTTGTCCTACAGCGGATCGTTTCTGGTCTTTAGCGCCATAACTGGCGCGCTCATTGGAGCAGCCGCAGGTTCAAGCCAGGGCCAGTATTACGGTTATCAGGCGCAGCGTCGCTACGACATTGCCTACCAACAGTGTATGTACGCCAACGGCAACATGGTTCCGGCAGTGAGACGGTATTACCGGGGGACGCCTCCTCCACCTCCACCTTCACCTGACCTCAGTCCCTCGGCACCCCGTGAATCTCCGAGCGGGCCACCTCCACCTCCCTAG
- a CDS encoding DUF3187 family protein, producing the protein MRGTFPAVLAIVALLSMPGAAFAFVFEGPFQVKNQFPVFLSLNQPYLEKAATENSLSVSLSHSSVFVMEDSANWNAHLDLEWTELNIRYKQDLPGLFEIGVDVPVERATAGFMDRPLAWYHRAFHFGDYGRSSRPRNDFLYDIRKDGVPLIEGDNDRTAFGDVRVTAKRKIVEGPVALSALADVELPTGNARVGYGNGSTDVGIALLLDADLSDDLRLFANAGAVRPGELKALQTVNLRDFFYGGAALEYRIFQYVSLLGQLMVQTSPYPETDIRQIDNTGMLLVVGGRYYARSGSYELSLTEDPNTSGAPDFILNLTYRMRF; encoded by the coding sequence ATGAGAGGCACATTCCCCGCTGTCCTCGCCATCGTCGCGCTGTTGTCCATGCCCGGAGCCGCTTTCGCTTTCGTATTCGAAGGCCCATTCCAGGTGAAGAATCAGTTCCCGGTCTTTCTCTCCCTTAACCAGCCCTACCTCGAAAAGGCCGCTACGGAAAATTCTCTTTCGGTCAGCCTGTCCCATTCCAGCGTCTTCGTGATGGAAGATTCCGCGAACTGGAACGCCCATCTCGACCTCGAATGGACGGAACTGAACATCCGCTATAAGCAAGACCTTCCCGGCCTCTTCGAGATCGGCGTTGATGTCCCGGTGGAGCGCGCGACAGCGGGATTCATGGACCGGCCCCTGGCGTGGTACCACCGCGCCTTTCACTTCGGCGACTACGGAAGGAGCTCCCGGCCGCGGAACGATTTTCTCTATGACATCAGGAAGGACGGAGTGCCGCTCATCGAAGGGGACAACGACCGGACGGCGTTCGGCGATGTTCGCGTGACGGCCAAGAGGAAGATCGTCGAAGGTCCGGTCGCCTTGAGCGCCCTGGCCGACGTCGAGCTCCCGACCGGCAATGCGCGCGTGGGGTACGGGAACGGCAGCACCGATGTGGGCATCGCGCTTCTCCTGGACGCGGATCTGAGCGATGACCTGCGCCTCTTCGCCAATGCCGGAGCCGTCAGGCCCGGAGAGCTCAAGGCCCTGCAGACCGTGAACCTGCGGGATTTTTTTTATGGAGGCGCGGCCCTCGAATATCGCATCTTCCAGTACGTGAGCCTGCTTGGCCAGCTCATGGTCCAGACCTCCCCGTACCCGGAAACAGACATCCGGCAGATCGACAACACGGGCATGCTCCTGGTCGTGGGCGGCCGCTATTACGCGCGCTCCGGCAGCTACGAGCTGTCCCTCACGGAAGATCCGAACACGAGCGGTGCTCCCGACTTCATCCTGAACCTGACCTATCGAATGAGATTTTAG
- a CDS encoding ChaN family lipoprotein — protein MMKHWSIALFLLLLLLVTGSPARQDRVLRVRDNRIVSFGQMIGDLKKVSVVFVGELHDAPEDHDAQLAIIRAFHEVDLPMAIGLEMFRADSRGVLDSWVSGSLSLQKFLPEYYDNWGMPWPLYRDIFLYAREHELPLLGLNISSDLSRKVAKHGFASLTTEEKRELPPGISCSVDPKYREFIKRAYSDHVQHHGEDFENFCEAQMIWDKSMAWHLLGYLRQNPGRSVVVLAGIGHAWKRGIPEQMTDAGAKLNYRVVLPYIPGQVDRHTITAGDADYLVLTD, from the coding sequence ATGATGAAACACTGGTCCATCGCGCTGTTCCTGCTCCTGCTCCTCCTGGTGACGGGGTCCCCGGCCCGCCAGGACAGGGTGTTGCGCGTACGGGACAACAGGATCGTCAGCTTTGGACAGATGATCGGGGATCTGAAGAAAGTTTCCGTCGTGTTCGTCGGGGAGCTCCATGATGCACCCGAGGACCATGATGCGCAGCTCGCCATCATCAGGGCTTTCCATGAAGTCGACTTGCCCATGGCAATCGGGCTCGAAATGTTCCGGGCCGACAGCCGGGGCGTTCTCGACTCCTGGGTGAGCGGCAGTTTGTCTCTCCAGAAGTTCCTGCCCGAATACTATGACAACTGGGGCATGCCCTGGCCTCTCTACCGGGACATCTTCCTCTACGCGCGCGAACACGAGCTTCCCCTTCTGGGTCTCAACATTTCCTCAGACCTTTCACGGAAGGTTGCCAAACATGGCTTTGCGTCGCTGACGACAGAAGAAAAACGCGAACTTCCCCCGGGCATCAGTTGCAGCGTTGACCCGAAATACCGGGAGTTCATCAAGCGGGCCTATTCCGACCATGTACAACATCACGGAGAGGACTTCGAGAATTTTTGCGAAGCGCAGATGATCTGGGACAAGTCAATGGCCTGGCACCTGCTGGGCTATCTGAGGCAGAACCCCGGCCGGAGCGTCGTCGTACTGGCGGGCATCGGACACGCCTGGAAGCGGGGCATTCCCGAGCAAATGACCGATGCCGGCGCGAAACTGAACTATCGCGTCGTGCTCCCGTATATTCCCGGTCAGGTTGACCGGCACACCATCACGGCGGGCGATGCCGATTACCTGGTCCTTACGGATTGA
- a CDS encoding Slp family lipoprotein, which produces MVTTGAFFELFHSDESTPLWPDSSSILAFQNGGNRRKAQLSPGCLDNHSVMSNNNIMRKGTILLLFLPSLILISCAPVLNRTYMKEGSLKVSFNALREYPDQYKGKLYILGGVIVQPNLTEAGSELEAMHVPIDRYGYFEEQGESEGRYLAVLPKTERMLDPLVFGKGRRVTLAGEFIGLRKGRIDEMDYVYPEFRIVQIYLWPQEPGYYYPAYYYDPWFYPYPFYFWDPWWRYPHYYGHYYDRGGPPPSYWRLHPPTQQLPAEPRRFEGTTERVPESGPARERR; this is translated from the coding sequence ATGGTCACAACGGGGGCATTCTTCGAATTATTTCACTCTGATGAGTCGACACCCCTGTGGCCGGATTCGTCGAGTATCCTCGCGTTTCAGAATGGCGGGAATCGCCGCAAAGCGCAGCTCTCCCCGGGCTGTCTTGACAATCATTCGGTGATGAGCAACAATAATATCATGAGAAAAGGAACTATTCTGTTATTATTCCTGCCTTCGCTGATACTTATATCCTGCGCACCGGTCCTGAACAGGACCTATATGAAGGAAGGATCTTTGAAGGTGTCTTTCAACGCGTTGCGGGAGTATCCTGACCAGTATAAGGGGAAACTGTATATCCTGGGCGGTGTTATCGTCCAGCCGAATCTGACCGAGGCGGGATCGGAGTTGGAAGCGATGCACGTCCCAATAGACCGGTACGGCTATTTCGAAGAACAGGGTGAGTCCGAGGGAAGATATCTCGCGGTCCTGCCCAAGACCGAACGAATGCTCGATCCCCTGGTGTTCGGCAAGGGGCGGAGGGTCACGCTTGCAGGCGAGTTCATAGGGCTGCGGAAGGGCAGGATAGACGAGATGGACTATGTCTATCCGGAATTCCGCATCGTGCAGATCTATCTCTGGCCTCAGGAACCCGGGTATTACTACCCGGCATACTATTATGATCCGTGGTTCTACCCCTATCCGTTCTACTTCTGGGACCCCTGGTGGCGGTATCCTCACTACTACGGCCATTATTACGATCGCGGCGGTCCTCCTCCGTCCTATTGGCGCCTGCACCCGCCAACGCAGCAGCTTCCCGCGGAGCCCCGGCGCTTTGAAGGTACGACGGAGCGCGTTCCCGAGTCCGGGCCGGCGCGCGAACGGCGATGA
- a CDS encoding NAD(P)-dependent oxidoreductase, which translates to MKVGFIGLGIMGSRMAANLQKKGHELVVYNRSREKADALVAAGALWSPTPAAVAKQVKVLITMLSTPDAVAQTAVGGKDAFLQSLAPGSLWIDCSSVNPSFSRTMAEEAKRRGIRFVDAPVAGSKGPAEQAQLIFFAGGEKADVDEAGPLFGAMGKTAHHLGRVGMGTSMKMVNNLMLSQAMVAFSESVVLGEELGIPQDMMLNALLSSPVAAPFLALKRSKIESGSYDTEFPLRWMHKDMQLVAETAYEAGVAIPAAQAAKELYALAVRRGLGGLDFSAVYKVLSEKS; encoded by the coding sequence ATGAAGGTCGGATTCATCGGTTTGGGCATCATGGGCAGCAGGATGGCTGCCAATCTTCAGAAAAAAGGCCACGAGCTTGTTGTCTACAACCGGAGCCGGGAAAAGGCCGATGCACTCGTCGCTGCCGGGGCGCTCTGGTCGCCGACGCCTGCCGCTGTTGCGAAGCAGGTGAAGGTCCTTATCACCATGCTTTCCACGCCGGACGCGGTCGCTCAAACCGCTGTGGGCGGCAAGGATGCCTTTTTGCAAAGCCTCGCACCCGGCTCGCTCTGGATCGACTGCAGCTCAGTGAACCCGTCCTTTTCGCGGACCATGGCCGAAGAAGCGAAAAGGCGCGGGATCAGGTTCGTCGACGCGCCCGTGGCCGGTTCCAAGGGGCCGGCCGAGCAGGCCCAGCTCATCTTCTTTGCCGGAGGGGAGAAGGCCGATGTTGATGAGGCGGGGCCCCTGTTCGGGGCCATGGGCAAGACCGCGCATCACCTGGGCCGGGTCGGAATGGGAACGTCCATGAAGATGGTGAATAACCTGATGCTCTCCCAGGCCATGGTCGCATTCTCGGAATCCGTTGTTCTCGGCGAGGAGCTCGGCATCCCGCAGGACATGATGCTGAACGCGCTCCTGAGCTCGCCTGTTGCAGCTCCCTTCCTCGCCCTGAAGCGGAGCAAGATAGAATCCGGGAGCTATGATACCGAGTTTCCCTTGCGCTGGATGCACAAGGATATGCAGCTCGTGGCGGAGACCGCCTATGAGGCGGGCGTTGCCATTCCCGCGGCACAGGCGGCCAAGGAGCTCTACGCGCTCGCGGTGAGACGCGGGCTGGGCGGGCTCGATTTTTCGGCGGTGTACAAGGTGCTGAGCGAGAAATCTTGA
- a CDS encoding FAD-dependent oxidoreductase has product MEIKDTYEVIIIGGGAAGLVAGLYCQRAALKTVLFEKGLIGGVIAISKDVENYPGVQGITGFDLAEKLVNHAVSFGLPIVREEVASVTPGPEFHTVRLANGDTYRTTALILASGGSARKLGIPGEEEYLGRGVSYCATCDGFFFRDKTVVVVGGGDTAVEEALYLSRLARTVQLIHRRHELRANRAFQSRLFSERNISVIWDTVLTGIRGNGSAVDAVVLEKTGNGERRVLPTDGVFILIGYTPNNVLIPPEVRMSELGFVMTDEACATTVPGIYAVGDLRQKFANQIVIAAGDGAIGALAASRYVESKKPLMR; this is encoded by the coding sequence ATGGAGATAAAGGATACCTACGAAGTCATCATCATCGGAGGCGGGGCCGCGGGGCTCGTGGCCGGCCTCTACTGCCAGCGCGCGGCGTTGAAAACGGTCCTCTTCGAGAAGGGACTGATCGGCGGCGTGATCGCCATATCAAAAGACGTCGAGAACTATCCCGGCGTCCAAGGCATCACCGGGTTTGACCTCGCGGAGAAGTTGGTGAACCATGCCGTATCTTTCGGCCTGCCGATCGTCCGCGAAGAGGTCGCATCGGTTACGCCCGGGCCCGAGTTCCACACGGTCCGGCTCGCGAACGGGGACACCTATCGGACCACGGCGCTGATCCTCGCCTCGGGAGGCTCGGCGCGCAAACTCGGCATTCCCGGGGAGGAGGAGTATCTCGGACGCGGCGTGTCCTACTGCGCAACCTGTGACGGGTTCTTCTTTCGCGACAAGACCGTCGTCGTTGTGGGCGGGGGCGATACCGCTGTCGAGGAAGCCCTCTATCTCTCGCGGCTTGCGCGCACGGTCCAACTCATCCATCGCAGGCATGAACTGCGGGCAAACCGGGCCTTCCAGTCCAGGCTGTTCTCGGAGCGGAACATCAGCGTGATCTGGGATACGGTCCTTACGGGGATCAGGGGGAACGGGAGCGCGGTCGACGCCGTAGTGCTCGAAAAAACGGGGAACGGAGAACGACGGGTGCTCCCGACGGACGGCGTCTTCATCCTCATCGGGTACACGCCTAATAACGTTTTGATCCCCCCGGAAGTCCGGATGTCCGAGCTGGGGTTCGTGATGACCGATGAAGCGTGCGCGACCACCGTTCCGGGCATCTATGCCGTCGGCGACCTGCGCCAGAAATTTGCGAACCAGATCGTGATCGCCGCAGGAGACGGCGCCATCGGCGCGCTGGCGGCGTCGCGCTATGTGGAGTCGAAGAAGCCGCTCATGCGGTGA
- a CDS encoding mercuric reductase, protein MQPLDDHNRRLLDNVRPGGWKNPDPASCYNLVVIGAGTAGLVTAAGAAGLGAKVALVERGLFGGDCLNTGCVPSKGLLRAARAAHDARTAGEFGVACERASPDFGAAMARMRGLRVGISVHDSVARFTKELGVDVFLGEGSFTAPGILEVDGKRLRFRKAAICTGSRPAVPDAPGFREAGFLTNETIFELTALPPRIAVLGGGPIGCEMAQAFARMGSRVDLLVRGGQVLPREDADAAAIIQRSLERDGVTVRLNTGVRSVAGTGGEKVVALASNGATSGLAVDQILAAVGRLPNVDGLGLEKAGVAFDRRRGVVVDDRLRTSNRNVYAAGDVCSAYQFTHAADAMARIVIANSLFRARQKAADLIIPWCTYTDPEIAHVGMFEHEASEKGIDVLTLTVPLADVDRAVLDGETEGFARVHLKKGSDRILGATVVARHAGDLISELTLAMTARTGLSAIGKTIHPYPTQGEVIRKLADRFNRMRLTPRIAGLFRAWFRWQRK, encoded by the coding sequence ATGCAGCCTCTGGACGATCATAATCGCAGACTCCTCGACAACGTTCGTCCCGGGGGATGGAAGAACCCCGACCCGGCGTCGTGCTATAACCTCGTGGTGATCGGCGCCGGCACGGCAGGACTGGTCACTGCCGCAGGAGCCGCGGGGCTGGGGGCAAAGGTCGCCCTGGTCGAGCGGGGCCTGTTCGGCGGCGACTGCCTGAATACCGGCTGCGTGCCTTCGAAAGGCCTTCTTCGTGCGGCCCGCGCTGCCCATGATGCCAGGACCGCCGGAGAATTCGGAGTGGCCTGCGAAAGGGCATCCCCCGACTTCGGCGCTGCCATGGCGCGGATGCGCGGGCTCCGGGTGGGGATCAGCGTCCATGATTCCGTGGCGCGATTCACCAAAGAGCTCGGGGTGGACGTCTTTCTCGGAGAAGGATCGTTTACCGCACCCGGCATCCTGGAAGTGGACGGCAAGCGGCTGCGCTTCAGGAAGGCTGCGATCTGCACGGGGTCCCGACCTGCGGTTCCCGACGCTCCCGGTTTCCGCGAAGCCGGGTTTCTCACGAACGAGACGATATTTGAGCTCACCGCGCTGCCCCCCAGGATCGCGGTACTCGGCGGCGGACCGATCGGCTGCGAGATGGCCCAGGCCTTTGCCAGGATGGGAAGCAGGGTCGACCTGCTCGTGCGGGGAGGACAGGTCCTTCCCCGGGAAGATGCCGATGCCGCCGCGATCATCCAGCGCTCGCTCGAGCGTGACGGCGTGACGGTCCGTCTGAATACCGGCGTCAGGAGCGTTGCCGGCACGGGAGGGGAGAAGGTCGTCGCTCTTGCATCGAACGGAGCAACAAGCGGGCTGGCCGTCGATCAGATCCTCGCGGCTGTCGGCAGGCTGCCGAACGTCGACGGCCTCGGACTCGAAAAAGCGGGAGTGGCCTTTGACCGGCGCCGGGGCGTGGTCGTGGACGACCGGCTCCGCACGTCGAACCGGAACGTGTATGCGGCAGGGGACGTCTGTTCGGCTTACCAATTCACGCATGCCGCCGACGCCATGGCGCGCATCGTGATCGCGAACTCATTGTTCAGGGCCCGTCAGAAGGCCGCCGATCTCATCATCCCCTGGTGTACGTACACGGACCCCGAGATCGCCCACGTCGGGATGTTCGAACACGAGGCGAGTGAGAAGGGCATCGACGTCCTCACGCTGACCGTTCCTCTTGCCGACGTGGACAGGGCTGTTCTGGACGGAGAAACAGAGGGGTTTGCGCGGGTGCACCTGAAAAAAGGGAGCGACCGGATCCTCGGCGCAACCGTCGTGGCCCGCCATGCCGGCGACCTGATCAGCGAACTCACGCTCGCCATGACCGCGCGGACCGGCCTGTCAGCCATCGGGAAGACCATTCATCCCTATCCCACGCAGGGCGAGGTCATCAGAAAGCTCGCGGACCGGTTCAATCGAATGCGCCTCACGCCAAGGATCGCCGGACTGTTCAGGGCATGGTTCCGGTGGCAAAGGAAATGA
- a CDS encoding ABC transporter permease → MRIKRVLRVWQRHWTVYTKLYKTSFALNFAEPALYLVAMGFGLGAFVQDIHGVPYIKFIAPGIIASSSMFAAVYECTYGTYIRMTFQKTFDAILATPVNLDDLVAGELVWGATKSVIFGITITIVVALFRLVDSPLIVLAIPFIFLCGLIFAQLSVMFVALVPGIDSFSYFYTLFMTPLFLFSGIFFPLDAMPHAVSRLAFFTPLYHLVNICRAFTAGNVSGALGSMAWIIVVVAALAPFPFRLMKRRIIV, encoded by the coding sequence TTGCGGATTAAGCGCGTGCTCAGGGTCTGGCAGCGGCACTGGACCGTGTACACCAAGCTGTACAAGACCAGCTTCGCCCTCAACTTCGCTGAGCCGGCGCTCTATCTGGTTGCCATGGGCTTCGGGCTTGGCGCCTTCGTGCAGGACATCCACGGCGTACCCTATATCAAGTTCATCGCGCCGGGCATCATCGCCTCGTCATCCATGTTCGCCGCCGTCTACGAATGCACCTATGGCACCTATATCCGCATGACCTTCCAGAAGACCTTCGACGCGATCCTGGCCACTCCCGTGAACCTCGACGATCTCGTCGCGGGCGAGCTCGTCTGGGGCGCGACCAAGAGCGTCATTTTCGGCATCACGATCACGATCGTGGTAGCGCTCTTCCGCCTGGTCGATTCGCCCCTCATCGTGCTGGCGATCCCTTTCATCTTTCTCTGCGGCCTGATCTTCGCGCAGCTGTCCGTCATGTTCGTTGCGCTGGTGCCCGGGATCGACTCGTTCAGCTATTTCTACACGCTCTTCATGACGCCGCTCTTCCTGTTCTCGGGCATCTTCTTCCCCCTCGACGCCATGCCGCACGCAGTCTCCCGCCTCGCGTTCTTCACGCCGCTCTACCACCTGGTGAATATCTGCCGGGCCTTTACGGCAGGGAACGTCAGCGGCGCGCTGGGGAGCATGGCCTGGATCATCGTGGTCGTCGCGGCGCTCGCGCCGTTCCCCTTCAGGCTCATGAAGAGAAGGATCATTGTCTGA
- a CDS encoding ABC transporter ATP-binding protein, with protein MDIITAQKLIKDYDGLRAVAGIDFSIRKGECFGFLGPNGAGKTTVMRIISCFMPPTQGSVSVSGMDVVRQPSEIKAGIGIMPQDNNLDPDLNVMENLLVYARYFDIRKKDAIRLARSLLEFVELQDKALVRIDQLSGGMKHRLLLARALVNNPDILILDEPTTGLDPHSRRAVWDKLNHLKSQNTTLLLTTHYMEEAERLCDRVAIMDSGRIVAIDAPANLTAEHGGNLESVYLKLTGRSLAD; from the coding sequence ATGGACATCATTACCGCGCAAAAACTGATTAAAGACTACGACGGACTGCGGGCCGTGGCGGGCATCGACTTCTCGATCCGCAAGGGGGAGTGCTTCGGCTTCCTCGGTCCGAACGGAGCCGGCAAGACCACGGTGATGCGCATCATCTCCTGCTTCATGCCGCCCACGCAGGGAAGCGTATCCGTGTCCGGGATGGACGTGGTCCGGCAGCCGAGCGAGATCAAGGCGGGCATCGGCATCATGCCCCAGGACAACAACCTGGACCCGGACCTGAACGTCATGGAGAACCTGCTGGTCTACGCCCGATATTTCGACATCCGGAAGAAGGACGCCATCCGCCTCGCGCGCTCGCTCCTGGAGTTCGTGGAACTCCAGGATAAGGCGCTCGTCAGGATCGACCAGCTTTCAGGAGGAATGAAGCACCGTCTTCTGCTCGCGAGGGCGCTCGTGAACAATCCGGACATCCTGATCCTCGACGAGCCGACGACCGGCCTGGACCCGCACAGCAGGCGGGCAGTATGGGACAAGCTGAACCACCTCAAGTCGCAGAACACGACTCTCCTGCTGACGACGCACTACATGGAAGAGGCCGAGCGGCTCTGCGACCGGGTCGCCATCATGGATTCGGGCAGGATCGTGGCGATCGACGCGCCGGCGAACCTCACCGCGGAGCACGGCGGCAACCTCGAGAGCGTCTACCTCAAGCTGACGGGGAGGAGCCTTGCGGATTAA
- a CDS encoding sensor domain-containing diguanylate cyclase, translated as MEKTSDASDGTGAMLKSEPFYKQLLDSLYDGVYFVDRDRRITYWNKGAERISGYRADEVIGKHCSDNVLMHSDMQGNILCLSMCPLAATIVDGRERTNDVFLRHKDGHRVPITVRVTPMLDEQGAISGGVEIFTDNTPAAVAFERLAELERLAYLDSLTGLANRRYAEITLRSRIEELERYGWLFGVIFIDIDNFKAVNDGYGHVFGDEVLKMVAKTLKNSVRPFDVVSRWGGEEYVVIIANVEGQELLATANRCRALVEQSSLPGDRSLHITISVGATLARTDDTVETVVKRADSLMYGSKQAGRNCVTTDGAGTHISDGHHYRAKTD; from the coding sequence ATGGAAAAGACCAGTGATGCTTCAGACGGCACCGGTGCCATGCTGAAAAGCGAACCCTTCTATAAACAGCTTCTGGACAGCTTGTATGACGGCGTCTACTTCGTGGACCGCGACCGGCGGATCACGTACTGGAACAAGGGGGCCGAGCGGATCTCCGGCTACCGCGCGGACGAGGTGATCGGCAAACACTGTTCGGACAACGTCCTGATGCATTCCGACATGCAGGGCAATATCCTGTGCCTGTCCATGTGCCCGCTGGCGGCAACGATCGTGGACGGGAGGGAGCGGACCAACGACGTGTTCCTTCGCCACAAGGACGGTCACCGCGTTCCGATCACGGTGCGGGTCACGCCCATGCTCGATGAGCAGGGGGCGATCTCCGGGGGCGTCGAGATATTCACGGACAACACGCCGGCCGCCGTCGCTTTCGAGCGGCTTGCCGAACTTGAGCGCCTGGCGTACCTCGATTCCCTGACCGGCCTTGCCAACCGCCGGTACGCGGAGATCACGCTGCGCTCCCGCATCGAGGAGCTGGAACGGTACGGCTGGCTGTTCGGGGTCATCTTCATCGACATCGACAACTTCAAGGCGGTCAATGACGGGTACGGCCACGTGTTCGGCGACGAGGTGCTGAAAATGGTCGCGAAGACGCTGAAGAACAGCGTGCGTCCCTTCGACGTGGTCAGCCGGTGGGGCGGGGAAGAATACGTGGTCATCATCGCGAACGTGGAAGGGCAGGAGCTGCTCGCAACGGCAAACCGCTGTCGCGCGCTCGTCGAGCAATCTTCCCTGCCGGGCGACCGTTCCCTGCACATCACGATCTCGGTGGGCGCCACACTTGCGCGGACGGACGACACGGTGGAAACCGTCGTCAAGCGGGCCGACAGCCTCATGTACGGGAGCAAGCAGGCGGGCCGCAACTGCGTGACCACGGACGGGGCCGGGACGCACATTTCTGATGGACATCATTACCGCGCAAAAACTGATTAA